From the Fusarium keratoplasticum isolate Fu6.1 chromosome 14, whole genome shotgun sequence genome, the window ACACTATTTCCGAGTCAAACGAAGCCATTGAAGAGACAGAGGCTATTGAGGAGGTGATCGAGGTGGGAGGagtggaagaggatgagggctCAAATTCGGAGGCGGAAGAGTTACTAGTTGTACGGACCCGCGCAGGCCGCGTAGTTAAAAGACCAAGAGAATATTAAAATACATTCGATTCTAAGCTGAAAAATAGGAACTAATTTGTTTTTCGTATTTCTGGTGACTCCTTGCGGGGGGGTTGAAAATTAGCAGTTTATATGGGGaaactttttttttgcttATTAGTAGAGGGGTCTTATCGGCAGAGGGGTACTGGATGGTATTGCCAATCAGATCAAGCCGGGCCGAGTTCGGGTCCTTGGCACAGAGTGCTCTCAACCAATCTTAAGGACTGATCCCGTCCGCTCGAGGTAAAAAGGCAGTCCGGCTGGACCCTTCCTGGTGGGGTCTGCTCGAGTCCATGCTGCGGACGGTGGAGGTCTTCGGCTGAGTCGCACTGAGGTCTGTGACGGATGCATGCCCTTGAGCTTCGTCCGTGATCTTAGGAGAGATTATGAGTCGTTCTCAATGCGCAGACGCCACCGTTCCAACGCCTGGGAAACTGTAGAGCACTCGTCTCAGGTCAAGAGGAGTTTCTGTAATCCCAAGGGTCCAAGCACCCCGCTCCTTAACACTCTCCCCCCTCTCTGCAACCCCTTTGCGAACCGTTTAGAGCACTTACATCTCGGAGCTCAAAGACTCAAAAAAACAATTTGAACATTCTGCCGTCAATGCTTGTCATATTCTTCTTGGCCCTGTGAGATTGATCAGAGTCTTTGAGACTTAAAAACGAGAATTTGAAGAGATGTGTGATTGCCAATCGCTGGAACCCAGAAACCTACCCGGTAGTTCAACCGATGCTTCCTTCGAGGTCATCTCCTCAAGAAGAGGGGCTTGCCATCCCCCGGTTTCGAAAGCTGCTAGGTATGATCTCATATATGGTCCTCCCACCTCGATCCTCCGACACTCTCTAAATCGGTTGCTGTCTACCCGACTCTGCCAGATCGGTATCTTGAGATCAAGAGAagccctctcctctccgcTCATCCCACCTCATCTGACTGTATCGCCTTAAGATTCCCTTCTTACCTGACTGTATCATCATTTAGGGGTGTCAGGGAAGGAGCATACTGAAGACTCGCTCTGTGTCATCGATAGAGAGCATCCGGCCATCTTCCGGACTTCGAGCAGAACACGATTCTGATTggcctcttccatcctcgaggctcgATCAATTATGTCAGCCTTCGTCCAGCCGTGCTCTCCACCACTGGGAGACTTTGCATCCGGTTCTCACCTCGATGCTGTCGCAACCACACCGTACTTGCTGATCCCACCATCCGGTCGGATGAGCACAGCTTCACCAAAGTCGCAAAACAACACGATTTATCAGCCAACTCCAAGTCGTACATCCGGCAGCTCATTTTTCGACGAAGTAATTGATACCTCTCCAGTTTCGGAAAATTTGATGTTCGGATCCTCCTATATCGCATCCCCATCCCGGCCGACGGAGCCTAAGATACTTAGAAGCAAAGAATTACCACAGAACACACTGCCAACCATTCAGGTTGACAATAAGTCGAACCGCCGGCCGCACAATCGGAGGCAATCCAAGGCAAGCTCGGCGATTTCCGAGTTCCGTGCTTCTGGGAATATCGCAGAGTCACCAAAACCAAGGAAACAGGGACGAAAGCCCAAGAAACAAACGAAAGGCCAGAAGAGTTCAGGGCAACAAGAGGAACTCGGCGACGACGACCTTCCTATAGATCCCCGTCAGCGTCAAATGCTCGAGCGAAACCGAATTGCTGCCACCAGGCTTCGCCTCCGCAAGCGTGACGAAGCCTCCGCCCTCGCCTCTCgcgaagaagccatcgaggacCAGAACCGCTATCTCTCGGCCTGTTTTGAATCCTTGACTGCCGAAATCTACCACTTGAAGACAGAGTTATTGAAGCATATGTACTGCAACTGCGTGCTGATCCAGAAATACATCGCCCACGAGGCCCAAAAATCCGTGGACggtttgcttgcttgttctTCGGCCTTTCACGCCTACAGCGTTTCTCCGACCCCAGATTATGGGAGCTCAAGCAGCGCCAACACGGCCGAGTCTCTGAACATGTACAGCCCAGAGGCCGATGACATCCCTCCGACCGCGACGAAGCCTTTTCAGCGGGGATCTAGAGCGTCGGAGGTCAGGGAAGACGTGTTTGATACGAGTGCAGAGCCCTTCAATACGACCCCTATACCACCGGATTTGATGATCTCCGCCCACCCACTTTCGAGTTTGCCTCTCGTTGGATGTGGACCAGGCTTATACGGTAACATGGGACCGTAAGGGCGTCAAACGGATGAGATTGGTTGGGACACCTACTGGAGTTTCGATGACTGCGTTACCGAAATTCACTAATAAAAGAAACGAGAAATGGAAGCGTCAAGTCTTCTTTTTCACACCTATTATGCAGAATCTGAAATGGTCTCGTTGCTCGTTGAAGGTCGTCTGCTCGCTTCCCCTTGTACTGTAAAATTGTATGCCGGGTGCCTTGCTGATGAAGCAATACTGCGGGAGTAGAAGGTGTTGTGTTAAAAGGTCTAAGTTACATCTTTCTAAGAGGCGCatagtagtagtagtatttttattacgCCCGGGAGAACGGATCTCATAGGGCCAGTGGCTACGCTAAGCTGTCTTCGCTTCTCCGCTATTCCTCCAGACCACCAGCTCGTCTCTTTTCCAGCCCCGCTTGCTTGACTCTGCAAACGGGAAGGGTAAGAAGCTACTTTCTCCTTGGCTGATTTATGTGTTGTCATCAAGCGTACCGCACTAATAGATGTCGTGAAAAATAGCTCTGATTGGTCGGGTCCACTCTCTGGCATCCATTAGGTTCCGGGTAAGTAGCAAAGACACGCTCACCAGCCTGGCAGGTTATACTCTCAACCTTATACCCTATATCAAATATATCAAATGTCATTTCAAATCCGGTGTTTTCCATTTGTTTGATTTGATATAAGATTCTGGCATATTTGATTGATTTGTTTGGCTGTTTGTTTGATTTTGTGGGCAGCGCTGGATGGTTGTGGGCTCGCCTGCGCACCGCTGGTGATACCGTCGGCCATCGCATTTAGTTGTACCCTCATCTGTTTCATTTCTTCCGTCGCCTGGTTGCGCGCCTGTTCTAGCTGCTCCATCATCTGTTGCCGCATTTGCTCAAGGTCTTTTGCTGCCTGTTCTCGCATGGCTCTAAGCTGCTCAGCCGTCTGTTCTCGCATTATTCTCAGTTGCCTGGTGGTCTGTTCGTGCATGCGTCTAAACTCTTCTGCCTTATTCAGCTCTTCGGCTGCCTGCATCTTGATCGTTTGGATTTCCTGCTGGAGTTGTCGAATCATCTCCAGCTGATCACTCATCATCTGAGTAGCTGTTCGCTGGTTCTCCATCAACGCGTCCCATAGCCTCTCCAGCATTTGCTTCTGTTCGCTCATGAGATGGGTTGATGTTTCCTGGAGCATTGTGCGGAGCATCATCTGCACCAGCGACGCGTTGTTGCTTGCCGCACCTTCCGTCTGTGATGCTCCGGCCCTGTCGCTAAACtcattctctccttctcgcgTTTGCGCCGAACCGGCCTTCTTTGACGTACCCGTCTTTCTCACAGCCGCCTGCAGGTTTTCCTGCAGTTTTGCTGTCGGTTTCGCGGGCCTTGAGGACCGACGCGTCGCGGCGACTGAACCTCCACCTTCGACCAGGATCTCCTCAACGGTCGCGTCCATTTCGCGAGGCAACGCTCCCGGCAGCACCGGAGTCTACGCCTACGCCCACTAGCTAAAATAAAGAGTGTAAAGAGTGTAAAGAGTGTAAAGAGTCTCCACGCTTCTGGGGCGGGGTACGGAGCGGAGGTCCTTGCGCACTGAAGAGATGGGAACAAATACATTCAGGTCTCATTCTGGAACCTCGCGTCCTCACGGAGCAGGTCCATCTCCCTGTCGCCGCAGCTACATGTTCGCCAACAATGCCAATGTTACGGATATTCAGCTACGATACTCAGGAAGCCCAGGGTTCTATATCAACTTGTCGCATAACATTCGTGTGACCGGATGTAACTATCCGGTTTCACATCTGGCCTGTCGCATAATCCTAACGACATGAGCTTAAATAGCTGTGCCCGAACACATGGCTGTTCGatttcttttgttctttAGATAATTCTCATCAATTGACTGGTGCCATCAATGATCCCTGTGGAGCCAATTGTCTGACACAACTTTATTAGGTGCCGTTGTCGACACCAAGGACCGTCCTGATATTACTTACGACTCCTTTAGTCGAAGTAATTTGTTCTGCCGCAGAATCACCCAGGCCAGTCGCACCTGTCGCTCTATCGAGGTTATTGTTCAGGCCCGTTGGGTCGAGCTCTTTGACTCATATGTCGAGTATCTTGCCTGTACAAATCCTGGAACGTCCCCAACCAAGAGTCGTATCAGAGCGCTGGCCGAGGCCTGTAATGACTTTGGGTGGACTGAAAAGGAGCTGCGAAACAGGATGGCCATCTGGCGAGGCTATAAGGAGATAAAAGACGCTGTGGGCTAGGTTGCACTGGTGTTTTCGGGAATGGGCCTCTACCGCCTTTGCAAGTACCgcatcgactttgacaaAGAGAAATTTCAGCGACTGCGATCATTGCGGTTACGGATGGAGGTAGCCGCAGATACTTTACACTACGGTTGGCGCCAACTTTTAGGTATTGTTGGTGAATCTACCCACTGTCGCTTCACCGGCCACCCTCATGACTGGGTCGTGTATCAAGACGGCTCCGACCCAGTCCCGCTCCGATCGACATACCTTGAGAACGATCCGAGCTTTAGTTTTGAACACCTCGAAGAATCTATTCTTAATACGACGTCATGGGGTGCTGACGACCCTCGCTGGATCCCTTCCCTCAATGCAGCTGCATGTGTAACAGGCACGAATATCTGTGACCTATGCGGGCATGGGCAGTCTAATGACCCCAAACTCAATTCTTGCAAGTGCTTCCCTAGCCTTTTCGGTGGTCTAAGATTACTATGCCCCGTACAGGTCTTTCGAACACCTAACGGGCGAAATAATAAGATCTAGGCGCTGGTTCCGTTCGAGAGGGGTATTGCTATTGGAGAATTCGTGAGGCTTGTGACTAAGAACATAGAGAACCAAGACGTGTTGGATAGTAAGGCCGGTGAGAGACGGTATCAGATCTGGCAGGGGCGGCAAGGGAACTTCACTCGGTTTGCGAATCACAGTTGCAAGCCGAATGCGCAGTTCCAAAATTTCGTCTGGTTAGGGACGCAGCATGTTATACTTGTGAGTAAAGGGATTGAAGCGGGCATGGAGATCACGGTGGACTACTCCGGAAGTTATTGGCATGGCCGGGATAAGAGGTGCCTCTGTGGTGAAAGTTGTTGTCGCTACAACGGCAGCACATAGCTAATGTCGCTTGTAGACTCTTTCCTTAATGAAAGATGTGCTTCTCGGATCGCGGTAGAAACGCAACCGGCATGTCAGTGATTAACACGGAGTCAGGCCCGTAGCTACCTGCCACGCGATCAGTGCCGGCATAGAAGTGGCAACCAACCTAGGTAGATTGGGTCCGTCTCGATTACGAGTGCTGTTAAAAGTAAGATCGAAGAGCAAGAGTGGTAGTAAGTCACCAGCTGGAAAATAATCGAGAGATTCTCCTCGTTGCGTGCGACTAGCACGTACTACCCCAAATCTGACATCTAGATAAAGTCCCGCTCGCAATCGGGCTGGACCACGATCTATCTCCCAACGTTTCAACCAAGTGGGGATAGTGGCTCGATCAGTGTATCAGATGGTGCATGGTGACTCTTTTGGCTGGTGACGTCGGGAGGGACGCACCCTGGGAACCACGACGCCTCCTTGCTTAGGATAGGGCCCGAAACCAGCCCTAACGGTTTTGGCACGAGTTCCGGAAGAAAGCTCTCATGATGTCAGTATGCGCCAGCCTTGGGCTGACTTTTGCTGGCGTCGTTTGCCCTGAGCTTCTCAGGATTGCAGATGCGTGTCATTCGGCCAGTCGCAGTGGTTGGCACGTAACGGCAGGAATCACCTCCCGACAACGCCCCTGTCAAAACAGCCGCAACCACAGGTCTTGAAACTTGGAGAAGGATTTACGAGAAGCAAAGTGCAATTTGACCAGCTAGCTATCAAAGGTTTCTTCCCTTGTTACCAACAGATACACCGCAGCACAGAAGTAAATGGCCCATTAGTCCGAGACAACACCATACCAGATCAAACCCATGACGGATCCCATGACAATTGCCATGGGCGGGCTCACCCGAAACCAATAGCCACCCACATAGCTTGTGGCCGTCACAACAACCCACCAAGGATCAACGGCTAGGCTGGTGCCCTGCTGGAAACCTTCATCGATGTGGCCGATCTGCCAAAGACGATATACTGCAGTGTAAATTAGGCCGACGGCGGCCGCATTGACTCCTCTGAGAGACGACTTGACCCATCTCCACCCTCGTATCGCACTCCAGACACCCATGGTCCCGTGCACCGTGAGCAGACCGGGGACAAAAATTCCTAGAAACCCGAGGACTGCGCCGGCAGCGGAGTTATACCCACCATTGATGGCAGTCAGGCTGCCAAGATAAACCGcgaagttgaagttggggCCTGGGAAGGCTTGGATGAGGGCTAGTCCGATAAGGAAATCTCGAGGGCTGACCCAGTTTTCGGCGACAATATATTCCCGGAGCAGCGGGATCACGACTGGTCCACCACCAAAGATGATAGTACCAGCGAGGTACATATTAGAAAAGAGACTGTATAGGCGTGATTTATGTGGCAAAGTACCACGTAGAACCATGACGACAATAAAGGAGAGCAGGAAGAGGACAATAAGTAGCAGTCCGAACTTCCAGGTGATGTTGAGACGTCGTTCCTGAGGTACCACCCGAGCCTGGTCTTCGGCCGTCGATGCTTCGCGTTCGGTAAGCGGGAGAGTGCCATTTTCATCGATTCTCCGACTCGAACGGTTGTCATCTTTGCTGTGGCCGGACGGCCCAGCACCCGCGTTGGATTCTCCGTGGCGATTTCTTGCGGCGGCTTGTTGCTGGGCTTGCATCTCCACACCTTCTTCTGATGTATCCCGAGACTGCTTAGTCGTCTTCTGGAAACTCGCACCAATAGCTTTGATAGGGCCGTGGAGCCAGCGGAAGTCATGAACAACCGTCGCGACGCCAGCCAAAAACATCAGTAACGGAAAATACCAGAGCGCATTATACATCATGCCAGCTGCGGCCCCGAGGAAAACTAGAATGCGGGTTATCTTATCAGTGATGGCCTTCTCAGATAACTGGACGGCCGCAAGAACGATAATGCCGACAGTAGCAGCGTTGAGACCGGAAAGCAGAGCATAGACGGCTCGAGGGAGGGATTCGCCAATGTTAGAGACTCCGATGGAAAGCCCGTACATTCCCAGAGCTCCCGGGAGACTAATTTGAACCTATTTGTTAGCTTTTTACTAAGGACCGGGCGACTGAAACGTACCTCCAAaggaggaagccgaggagagCAGGAAGGAAGCCATCGTGGAGAAGGTTGATGCAGTAATGCATTTTAGTGCTGCCAGGGCCTGAGAATGCCTGACAGACACTGAACAGCTCTTGGTACTGGACAACGTCAGCAACAGAGCTCCTCTTGGTCaccttttaaaaaaaaaaaagttccTACCACTTGCTCATCGATCCATGAAAGCTTAGCGACAAATTTGTCGTGAAACTACCataaaatattattagcCATCGGTCGTGTACTGGCCTCGCCCCAGCTAGTCTAGCCCATTTCAGCATAGGATTTGCCTCGTGAGAGGTAGGAAAGGATGGTTCCGGGGCCAGTACGGGTCACTCACGATCTTGAAGTGAACCGGCGGTCCTCCGAAGGAAGTGAAGCCCAAATACCAATTCTCTCGAATGGTGTTCCAGAACCGTTCACCCAGGTTGGCCGTATTGAGTGTTGCCGATCGCTGGGTTGCCATCTTTCTGTGCCCGATTCCACCTAGACAAATTGTGACAGTTCACCTCTTTCCCGGTTACTTCCCAATGCAGCGGACACCTCCAGCGCTTCGCAGTAATAAGAAGAAACAGAATTGGCAAAGAAATGCGGATGAGCCGAGGGTGAGAATGCGTGTTTGGTCGAagagggatggatggccgTTTTTGTAAACGTAGTTTTTTCACGCCGATGGACCATTCGAAGAAAACCCATTTTCGAGATTTGTGGCGCCAACAAGTAACGAGCGGCGATTTGCAGCACGTGCATGCCGGATGAGAACCATATTTTCTTGCAATCACGGTCTGACTCACCTGCGACCAATCACCGTATTACCATGACAGAAACCCGGCAACATTGACTGACCCAAATGCTATTTGGTGGCTTGGCGACGATCATCAACCCACAATTCTACTCGAGTCCAACAGGGGCGATATTTACTTGATATTTGCCTCCAGGAGGTACCATAAGCACGGCAGCTGCAAAGTGACTTCTGCGCTTGCATTGGCGAGTTATTGTACCCTCCGTACGATGCTCTAGACTTATGCAGATATCACCCAGAATTATTACGTGATCGTGCAATCGCTGCCTGCTTATCATGTGGAAAATTGCATCGCCCAAGTCGGCATAGATGCCAAGAGGTGAGGCCAAAAGAAGCATAACACGAAAAGATACCTCAGAGAACTTGCATAACTTTTTGGCGTCGGCATCCAACGGGCGAGAGGCTCGAGATCTGCACCAAAAAGGCTAGAGACGTATTTTCTTTTAACTTCTAACCTCCACTTTAGCGCAGCTCCTTATGATACCGTATCGACTCAAAAGACCCAAATTTCCCTGCGGGTCTCGAAGTCTCTGCTAGCTGCGCGATCTAACCCTCATAGTATTAGTTTGAGATGATTATCTCAACGTCGGGCCACCTTACCTTGGATCCATCCTTTTTAAGTGTCAAAAAATGAGCCCTTCGCCGGTTGACGACCGGGAACTGCTTGAGGACCAAGCTATCACTATCTCATCTAAGGCTACTACTTCTTCCGTCTAAATTGCTGTCTCTTCTGTTGCCCCTTGTGTACTTATCAATTAGGCGTTCCACAATGTCCCTCTTAACCCCACCGGCCAGAATACCAAGCTCTTGGTATAAACTGAAGGCCAGTATGCATACACCGGTCCAAGGAATTCTGAGACCTCAACGTAGTGCAAATTACCACAATGGAGCTGGAAGTTTCAGATAATGCCCTACTTTAGCCGTGGCCGAATTGAGGGACATTAAGCGCCATGACTAGGAGCAAACCGGCAATCAAGCCGGCAGACGGCAGGGTCAGGACCCATCCaccaaagatgaggaggatcTGTTGCCAATTAGTCGCTCCAATGCCCAGATTCATCAGGGATACACCGAGCACCGCTCCCGTCAGGCACTGAGTAGTGCTAACAGGTAAACCAAGACGGCTAGCAAGCAAGACAGTAATGGCGGCACCAAACTCCATAGAGAATCTTCGAGTTGGCCTCACTTACGTGATCTTATTACCTAGAGACCGAACGATATGGAATCCTATGAACCAGAACCCGGCACCGAGGAGGCAGCCAGCAACGATGAGGATCCATATAGGGGTATCTAAGTCCTCCTATCCTCGCCTATACGGTACGTCTAATACGCCACTACCCATGGCCCAACCGTATTTGCCACGTTGTTAGAACCGTGCGCGATAGATATTATCATAGCACTAGCTACCTATGCATAGGTTCATAGATGTTTTACGCGGTTATCATAGCGTTTTGCTTTCCCGTGGGTATTTGCGAGCTGGGCCGATATATAGGTGACACAGTCACTCGTTACGTCCTAGAGGAAGAAGTACTAGACATAACTCCAAATACGCTTTGAGTGATAGATGGAAAGTTACGCAGTGGGGAGCCAGGAAGCGTTCCTCAGCCTCTGGCAGGGGCTTTACGCGTCGGATGGCC encodes:
- a CDS encoding BZIP domain-containing protein; translated protein: MSAFVQPCSPPLGDFASGSHLDAVATTPYLLIPPSGRMSTASPKSQNNTIYQPTPSRTSGSSFFDEVIDTSPVSENLMFGSSYIASPSRPTEPKILRSKELPQNTLPTIQVDNKSNRRPHNRRQSKASSAISEFRASGNIAESPKPRKQGRKPKKQTKGQKSSGQQEELGDDDLPIDPRQRQMLERNRIAATRLRLRKRDEASALASREEAIEDQNRYLSACFESLTAEIYHLKTELLKHMYCNCVLIQKYIAHEAQKSVDGLLACSSAFHAYSVSPTPDYGSSSSANTAESLNMYSPEADDIPPTATKPFQRGSRASEVREDVFDTSAEPFNTTPIPPDLMISAHPLSSLPLVGCGPGLYGNMGP
- a CDS encoding CCHC-type domain-containing protein produces the protein MDATVEEILVEGGGSVAATRRSSRPAKPTAKLQENLQAAVRKTGTSKKAGSAQTREGENEFSDRAGASQTEGAASNNASLVQMMLRTMLQETSTHLMSEQKQMLERLWDALMENQRTATQMMSDQLEMIRQLQQEIQTIKMQAAEELNKAEEFRRMHEQTTRQLRIMREQTAEQLRAMREQAAKDLEQMRQQMMEQLEQARNQATEEMKQMRVQLNAMADGITSGAQASPQPSSAAHKIKQTAKQINQICQNLISNQTNGKHRI